The following proteins come from a genomic window of Gimesia chilikensis:
- a CDS encoding BlaI/MecI/CopY family transcriptional regulator: MSQVSISDAEWQVMNVIWDGQPLTAQEIVASLSAQTDWAPATIKTMLHRLVKKEVLTFEQQGNRYVYRSRAKRSACVKQASRAFLDRVFESEPGPLLAHFMQHTKLSAQDIAELRRILDEKER; this comes from the coding sequence ATGAGTCAGGTTTCCATTTCCGATGCCGAATGGCAGGTGATGAATGTCATCTGGGACGGCCAGCCGCTGACCGCCCAGGAGATTGTCGCCAGCTTGTCCGCCCAGACTGACTGGGCCCCGGCCACCATCAAAACCATGCTGCATCGCCTCGTCAAAAAAGAGGTACTCACCTTCGAACAGCAGGGCAACCGCTATGTCTACCGCTCTCGAGCGAAACGCTCGGCCTGCGTCAAACAGGCCAGCCGTGCCTTTCTCGACCGGGTCTTCGAAAGTGAACCCGGCCCGCTCCTCGCTCACTTCATGCAACATACAAAACTCTCTGCACAGGACATCGCAGAACTCCGCCGCATACTCGATGAGAAGGAACGTTGA
- a CDS encoding M56 family metallopeptidase, protein MNGFLLASDLYVEITDQILELLIIPTMIAGLLAGLVLLINLFARKWLTAGQMGLLWALVLIRLALPYGYAPESSYSLTNLFVEFMEESTPAEPPRDAYAPEPWPMIDTNATTMADVPPMHQIQFPEPKPPEVSFTETLLDYLISFLEWFLRILPPFWFIGALFILTRMLVTHWQFTRKINRLPISTDLRLLRLWNTCCQQVYFRRSVPVIVTDDISQPSVMGALHPKLLLPTDLAELSDSQLELIMFHELAHLKRRDLWVNWFLFGLKLFHWWNPLYWLAATRYSSLREQSRDAMVLRWREQQDHDTNSDPSREFSELLLTLAQRDPGSRWRISLPVSLLGFLKSPFRKRSLANRLKALRSATVKVHPLHTTAVIIVITLCAATGLADVNDSTVQQQQQGGYERQPNWSAELPLPEPVSNTTFEPLYTQKIKVDQVIEKISEERSISKEQSRQYLLGHIDFLLKIKNNKYWPVGKSAEQAYAKYDKQNRLVVYASSFLHEELGQQLRAWKQSGLGQISLETRFAELSADIVARSNFTWSALEADVAPESRTQFESLTDSNEPLVQASAIVEEFIPVRVAVLTKAQETHFIRMAQSDERSNLLYAPKVTVFNGQRASVSDIVQRPFVIGLQKNENAELKPKIKVIDDGRNLTFRTVISDEGSEVNLRGLIELSQIVDVNLYTTQIAGKERTIQIPRVIRRSITVTSSLKDEQTLLICIPPAFQQKLFQYVMLKVRILDEPK, encoded by the coding sequence ATGAATGGATTCCTGTTGGCTTCAGATCTCTATGTTGAAATTACCGATCAAATCCTGGAACTGTTAATCATCCCCACCATGATCGCCGGTCTGCTGGCGGGTCTCGTTTTGTTAATCAACCTCTTCGCACGAAAATGGCTGACCGCCGGCCAGATGGGACTGCTCTGGGCCCTGGTCCTCATCCGACTTGCCCTGCCCTATGGTTATGCTCCCGAGAGTTCCTACAGCCTGACGAATCTGTTCGTGGAATTCATGGAAGAATCGACCCCCGCTGAACCGCCCCGTGATGCTTATGCTCCCGAACCCTGGCCGATGATTGATACCAACGCGACGACCATGGCAGATGTCCCCCCCATGCATCAAATCCAGTTCCCGGAACCCAAACCCCCTGAAGTCAGTTTCACCGAAACACTTCTGGATTATCTTATTTCCTTTCTCGAATGGTTCCTGCGGATCCTCCCGCCATTCTGGTTCATCGGAGCCCTCTTCATTCTCACGCGGATGCTGGTCACACATTGGCAGTTTACTCGAAAAATAAATCGTCTTCCCATTTCCACAGATCTACGACTTTTGCGACTCTGGAATACTTGTTGTCAGCAGGTCTATTTTCGCCGCTCTGTTCCGGTGATTGTTACAGACGACATATCCCAGCCCTCCGTCATGGGAGCCCTGCATCCAAAACTGCTGCTCCCCACCGATCTCGCAGAGCTGAGCGACAGTCAACTTGAGCTCATCATGTTTCACGAGTTGGCGCATCTTAAGCGGCGGGACCTATGGGTCAACTGGTTTTTGTTCGGCTTGAAATTGTTCCACTGGTGGAATCCCCTCTACTGGCTGGCAGCCACCCGTTACAGCAGCCTCCGCGAACAGTCCCGCGATGCCATGGTCCTCCGCTGGCGAGAACAGCAGGACCACGATACAAACTCTGATCCTTCCCGCGAGTTCAGCGAGCTCCTGCTCACACTCGCACAACGCGATCCCGGCTCCCGCTGGCGCATCTCCCTCCCCGTCTCGCTCCTCGGATTTCTGAAGTCCCCCTTCCGCAAACGGTCCCTGGCCAACCGGCTAAAGGCACTCCGTAGCGCAACAGTAAAAGTCCACCCGCTGCACACAACAGCCGTCATCATCGTCATCACCCTCTGCGCTGCGACCGGGCTGGCGGATGTAAATGATTCCACCGTCCAGCAACAGCAGCAGGGGGGATATGAACGCCAACCGAACTGGTCTGCGGAACTCCCTTTGCCCGAGCCTGTATCCAATACAACTTTTGAGCCGCTTTACACGCAAAAAATTAAAGTCGATCAAGTGATCGAGAAAATATCTGAGGAACGCTCGATTTCTAAAGAACAGTCCCGCCAGTACCTCTTGGGACACATCGATTTCCTTCTGAAAATAAAAAACAATAAGTATTGGCCCGTTGGAAAGTCAGCCGAGCAGGCTTATGCAAAGTACGATAAGCAAAATCGGCTCGTCGTTTACGCATCCAGTTTTCTCCACGAAGAACTGGGGCAGCAACTCCGTGCCTGGAAACAGAGCGGCCTGGGACAGATCTCGCTGGAAACCCGTTTCGCAGAATTGTCTGCTGATATTGTTGCCCGGTCGAATTTCACATGGAGTGCACTGGAAGCGGATGTTGCGCCCGAATCTCGCACGCAATTTGAAAGTCTGACAGATTCAAACGAACCGCTTGTCCAGGCCAGTGCGATTGTCGAAGAATTTATCCCGGTGCGCGTCGCTGTATTGACGAAAGCCCAGGAAACCCACTTTATTCGCATGGCACAGAGTGATGAGCGCAGCAATCTGCTGTATGCACCCAAGGTAACTGTGTTTAACGGGCAACGTGCCTCTGTCTCCGACATCGTCCAGCGTCCGTTTGTCATTGGACTCCAGAAAAATGAAAATGCGGAACTCAAACCCAAAATAAAAGTCATTGACGATGGCAGAAACCTCACATTCCGGACCGTCATCTCGGACGAAGGTTCCGAAGTCAATCTCAGAGGGCTGATCGAGCTGAGCCAGATTGTGGATGTCAACTTATACACGACCCAGATCGCTGGAAAAGAAAGGACCATTCAAATCCCCCGGGTCATTCGCAGGAGTATTACTGTTACATCCAGTCTGAAAGACGAACAGACCTTACTCATTTGTATCCCTCCTGCATTTCAGCAGAAACTCTTTCAATACGTGATGCTCAAAGTTCGTATTCTCGATGAGCCCAAATAG
- a CDS encoding DUF1559 domain-containing protein, which produces MSYPPARLSRRGFTLIELLVVIAIIATLIALLLPAVQQAREAARRSQCKNNLKQLGLALHNYHDTHSCFPAGYYSYGTSDGSGPGWAEIDANTWDAAPGWSWSMMLLPYLDQANVYNALDVNQPCWNLANAGAVQTKLPVFLCPTASGGDEPFLVRDGAGSPLLKGGAQLLFGRSHYVASHGQESCWGECGASTTGVIFTDIYTKTTKTVTINGDASKVADGPFFRNSRTRMRDATDGLSNTIFLGEHSSRLSDKTWVGVVPGAFTHPQFSTPENGPDAAATLSLVHAGPSGGELDITGFPIIHPVNFPTYHVGQMYSEHVGGGHICLGDGSVRFVSENIDLLLWASLSSLNEGELIGEF; this is translated from the coding sequence ATGAGCTACCCGCCTGCCCGACTGTCCCGCCGGGGTTTTACGTTGATTGAACTGCTGGTGGTGATCGCGATTATTGCCACGTTGATTGCCCTGCTGTTGCCTGCAGTTCAGCAGGCGCGGGAGGCGGCGCGGCGGAGTCAGTGCAAAAATAACCTGAAGCAGCTGGGGCTGGCGTTACACAACTATCACGACACGCATTCCTGTTTTCCCGCGGGTTATTATTCGTATGGAACCAGCGATGGTTCGGGGCCGGGCTGGGCGGAGATTGATGCGAATACCTGGGATGCGGCACCGGGCTGGTCCTGGAGCATGATGCTGCTGCCTTACCTGGACCAGGCGAATGTCTATAACGCTCTAGACGTGAACCAGCCCTGCTGGAACCTGGCGAATGCGGGGGCTGTGCAGACAAAGCTGCCGGTCTTTCTGTGTCCGACCGCTTCGGGCGGTGATGAGCCGTTCCTGGTGCGGGACGGAGCCGGCAGTCCGCTGTTGAAAGGGGGCGCGCAGCTACTGTTCGGTCGGTCGCATTATGTCGCCAGCCACGGTCAGGAATCGTGCTGGGGGGAATGCGGGGCGAGTACGACGGGCGTGATCTTCACGGATATTTACACCAAGACAACCAAAACGGTGACGATTAACGGCGATGCTTCGAAGGTGGCAGATGGACCGTTCTTCCGTAATTCACGCACACGGATGCGGGACGCCACCGATGGTCTCTCGAATACGATTTTCCTGGGCGAACACTCTTCGCGACTGAGTGATAAAACCTGGGTGGGTGTGGTGCCGGGGGCGTTTACGCATCCCCAGTTTTCGACACCCGAAAACGGACCGGACGCCGCGGCGACACTGTCGCTGGTGCATGCGGGACCTTCGGGAGGCGAGCTGGACATCACCGGGTTCCCGATTATCCATCCGGTGAACTTTCCGACATACCATGTGGGGCAGATGTATTCCGAACATGTGGGGGGCGGGCATATCTGTCTGGGCGATGGTTCGGTGCGGTTTGTTTCTGAAAACATTGATCTGCTCCTCTGGGCGTCGCTCTCGAGTCTGAACGAGGGTGAATTGATTGGGGAGTTTTAA
- a CDS encoding MFS transporter translates to MSTVAQEIDAEATAGNKTRVLAAGFIGNILEWYDFAVYGFFAPTIGKLFFPAADARTSLIAAFGAFAAGFLMRPVGAVLFGHIGDRIGRKKALTLSVMMMAVPTMLVGLLPTHAEIGISAAILMILLRMIQGVSVGGEYTSSFVFLVEHAPPHRRAFFGAWSMIGATCGILLGSAVGALINSFTTDIQLQSWGWRIPFLAGVLVAFVGYFIRHGIPDQPLAEELAEQEPSSPLKEAWTEHRTEMLQSAGLNMMNAVTFYTVFIYLSTWLVEEVGETRAEALDINTLSMAALTVLVPITAILADRFGRKPLLLIGSAGVAILSPALLRLMHHHNFAMILTGQIGFAVLVACFAGAIPATITELFRRGVRVSAASISYNIPFAIFGGTAPMVAAWLVKATGNPLAIAWYLSGIAAISFCIILTIKETKGCSLDE, encoded by the coding sequence ATGTCGACCGTGGCACAGGAAATCGATGCAGAGGCAACCGCAGGCAACAAAACGCGCGTGCTCGCTGCCGGTTTCATCGGGAACATTCTCGAATGGTACGACTTTGCCGTATACGGCTTCTTCGCACCCACCATCGGCAAACTCTTCTTTCCCGCCGCAGACGCCCGCACCTCGCTGATCGCCGCCTTCGGTGCCTTCGCCGCCGGCTTCCTGATGCGACCGGTGGGTGCCGTCCTCTTCGGACATATCGGCGACCGCATCGGCCGCAAGAAAGCGCTCACCCTGTCCGTAATGATGATGGCGGTCCCCACGATGCTCGTCGGACTCCTGCCCACCCATGCCGAAATCGGAATCTCTGCCGCCATCCTGATGATCCTGCTCCGCATGATTCAAGGCGTCTCTGTCGGCGGCGAATACACCAGCTCATTCGTGTTCCTCGTCGAGCACGCACCACCGCACCGCCGGGCTTTCTTCGGTGCCTGGAGTATGATCGGCGCGACTTGTGGCATCCTGCTCGGCTCGGCCGTTGGTGCTCTGATTAACAGTTTCACGACCGACATCCAGTTGCAGAGCTGGGGCTGGCGGATTCCTTTCCTCGCTGGTGTCCTGGTCGCCTTTGTTGGTTATTTCATTCGGCATGGCATTCCCGATCAACCCCTGGCGGAAGAGCTGGCCGAACAGGAACCCAGTTCGCCGCTCAAGGAAGCCTGGACCGAACACCGCACGGAAATGCTGCAGTCCGCCGGACTCAACATGATGAACGCAGTCACCTTTTACACCGTCTTCATCTACCTCTCGACCTGGCTGGTCGAGGAAGTTGGCGAAACCCGCGCGGAAGCCCTCGACATTAATACGCTCAGCATGGCCGCCCTCACCGTGCTGGTCCCGATCACCGCAATACTCGCCGACCGCTTTGGACGCAAACCACTGCTGCTCATCGGCTCCGCCGGTGTCGCGATCCTCTCTCCCGCGCTGCTCCGCCTGATGCACCATCACAATTTCGCGATGATCCTCACCGGCCAGATCGGCTTCGCTGTCCTCGTCGCCTGCTTTGCCGGCGCCATTCCCGCGACGATCACCGAACTCTTTCGGAGGGGTGTGCGGGTGAGTGCCGCCAGCATCAGTTATAATATCCCCTTCGCCATCTTCGGGGGGACCGCCCCGATGGTCGCCGCCTGGCTGGTCAAAGCAACCGGCAATCCACTGGCCATCGCCTGGTACCTCTCCGGCATCGCTGCGATCTCCTTCTGCATCATTCTCACGATTAAGGAAACCAAGGGTTGCTCACTGGATGAGTGA
- a CDS encoding sulfatase — protein sequence MIRALVLLCSLALSSLAHAADRPNILFLFTDDHAPHAIGAYQGMLAKINPTPNIDKIASEGMLFQNSFCTNSICGPSRAVILTGKHSHINGFMRNGNRFNGDQQTFPKLLQKAGYKTAMIGKWHLTSDPQGFDFWKILPGQGYYYNPEFKSAQGRERIEGYCTDIVTDMALDWLKQNANSGKPFMLMCQHKAPHRTWMPALRHLHLYDDITIPEPSTLFDDWKDNASPARHAEMSIENYMNLVYDNFGPRLEGWDPNAGKSLDKSGFRNLQFMTPAQLTAWNAAFDPKNEALRKANLTGKDLVRWKYQRYIKNYLRCIKGVDENIGRMLAWLKETGLDKNTIIVYSSDQGFYLGDHGWYDKRWMYEESFRMPLIVKWPGVTQPGTVNTNLVQNLDYAETFLDIAGADIPDDMQGRSLVPLLKGENPEWRDSLYYHYFDFPSVHKVAKHFGIRTPRYKLIRFYEFDEWEFYDLQNDPQEMTNQYGNPAYQDTINKLKTQLTDLRKSYKDNTDISVKPKAWQKQFRPETR from the coding sequence ATGATTCGCGCGCTCGTGTTGCTCTGCAGTCTTGCTCTCTCTTCGCTGGCTCATGCTGCTGATCGACCTAACATCCTGTTTCTCTTTACCGACGATCATGCGCCTCACGCCATCGGTGCCTACCAGGGAATGCTGGCAAAGATCAACCCGACGCCCAACATCGACAAAATCGCCTCCGAAGGCATGCTCTTCCAGAACAGCTTCTGCACGAATTCCATCTGTGGACCCAGTCGCGCCGTCATCCTCACCGGCAAACACAGCCACATCAATGGCTTCATGCGGAACGGCAACCGCTTCAACGGCGATCAGCAGACCTTTCCCAAACTCCTGCAGAAAGCCGGCTACAAAACGGCCATGATCGGTAAGTGGCACCTCACCTCCGATCCCCAGGGCTTCGACTTCTGGAAGATCCTCCCGGGGCAGGGCTACTACTACAATCCCGAATTCAAATCCGCCCAGGGACGCGAACGCATCGAAGGCTACTGCACCGACATCGTCACCGACATGGCACTCGACTGGCTCAAGCAGAACGCCAACTCCGGCAAACCCTTCATGCTCATGTGCCAGCACAAGGCGCCCCACCGCACCTGGATGCCCGCGCTCCGCCATCTGCATCTCTACGACGACATCACCATCCCCGAGCCGAGCACCCTCTTCGATGACTGGAAAGACAACGCCAGCCCGGCCCGGCACGCCGAGATGTCCATCGAAAACTACATGAACCTGGTCTACGACAACTTCGGTCCCAGGCTGGAAGGCTGGGATCCCAACGCCGGCAAGTCGCTCGACAAATCCGGCTTCCGCAATCTGCAGTTCATGACACCCGCACAGCTCACAGCCTGGAACGCTGCCTTCGATCCCAAAAACGAAGCCCTGCGCAAAGCGAATCTCACCGGCAAAGATCTCGTCCGCTGGAAATACCAGCGCTACATTAAGAACTACCTCCGCTGCATCAAAGGTGTCGACGAAAACATCGGCCGCATGCTCGCCTGGCTCAAGGAAACCGGACTCGATAAAAACACCATCATCGTCTACTCCTCCGACCAGGGCTTCTACCTCGGCGATCATGGCTGGTACGACAAACGCTGGATGTACGAAGAATCCTTCCGCATGCCGCTGATCGTCAAATGGCCCGGCGTCACCCAGCCCGGCACCGTCAACACCAACCTGGTCCAGAACCTCGACTACGCGGAAACCTTCCTCGACATCGCCGGTGCCGACATCCCCGACGACATGCAGGGCCGTTCGCTCGTACCGCTTCTTAAAGGGGAAAACCCCGAGTGGCGCGATTCCCTCTACTACCACTATTTCGATTTCCCCAGCGTCCACAAAGTCGCCAAACATTTCGGCATCCGCACTCCCCGCTATAAACTGATCCGCTTCTACGAATTCGACGAATGGGAATTCTACGATCTGCAGAACGACCCCCAGGAGATGACCAACCAGTACGGCAATCCCGCTTACCAGGACACGATTAACAAGCTCAAAACCCAACTCACCGACCTCCGCAAATCCTACAAAGACAACACCGACATCAGCGTCAAACCCAAAGCCTGGCAAAAACAGTTCCGCCCCGAAACTCGCTGA